In Hermetia illucens chromosome 5, iHerIll2.2.curated.20191125, whole genome shotgun sequence, a single window of DNA contains:
- the LOC119658211 gene encoding uncharacterized protein LOC119658211, with amino-acid sequence MGGFDLRKWNSNLEEVSEAIPEHHRGSAHPLSFNKEDRVKALGLEWHPQRDMFMFNIHAKTLSTGGPTKRTVASTIASLFDPLGWLQPIMTYEGQVFMQKLWLQKLEWDDKLPPELVYEWQTYLAEMTNLRVIEVPRWIGTTSKDRIELHGFCDASRTAIAAVIYSRIVKHSEEPKARLLTAKTKVTPLAVQTIPRLELNSAVLLAKLMNQVKASVVSWTDTATHYWTDSTTVLSWLDDHPARWKTYVGDQVSEIHASSTPEQWYHLRTHENPVDCATRGPQQS; translated from the coding sequence ATGGGTGGGTTTGATCTGCGCAAATGGAACTCGAACCTAGAGGAAGTGTCGGAAGCCATACCAGAGCATCACCGGGGATCAGCACACCCACTTAGTTTCAACAAGGAAGATCGCGTAAAGGCGTTGGGATTGGAATGGCATCCTCAACGAGACATGTTTATGTTCAACATTCATGCAAAGACACTATCCACAGGCGGGCCAACTAAAAGGACAGTGGCATCAACGATCGCATCTTTATTTGATCCACTCGGATGGTTGCAGCCCATTATGACATATGAAGGACAGGTCTTTATGCAAAAATTATGGCTTCAGAAACTGGAATGGGATGACAAGCTACCGCCAGAATTAGTATACGAATGGCAGACATATCTAGCGGAAATGACAAATCTTCGAGTTATTGAAGTGCCAAGATGGATTGGAACTACCTCCAAGGACCGAATCGAATTACATGGATTTTGTGACGCATCGAGAACGGCCATCGCAGCTGTGATCTACAGTCGGATCGTCAAGCACTCGGAGGAGCCCAAGGCTAGATTACTAACGGCTAAAACGAAGGTAACACCGCTTGCTGTACAAACCATACCACGCCTAGAGCTCAATAGCGCAGTATTGTTGGCCAAACTGATGAATCAAGTTAAGGCCTCAGTTGTCAGTTGGACTGATACTGCTACCCACTACTGGACAGACTCAACGACTGTACTCTCTTGGTTAGACGACCATCCAGCTCGATGGAAAACTTATGTCGGGGATCAAGTGAGTGAAATTCATGCAAGCAGCACACCGGAACAATGGTATCATTTGAGGACGCACGAGAACCCTGTTGACTGCGCTACACGAGGACCCCAGCAGAGCTAA
- the LOC119658212 gene encoding uncharacterized protein LOC119658212, with protein sequence MSTSSGTDSAITVLQKHNLEEFLKVIRNFKKDGKTRHSELHFQTKLEVLNRKWKTYEDNHFSANQSLAQTKELLQKYLTKYDEAEAEYKVCSIEFAEGLSEFRKRARHTNDSADGTLQSVEPDAIRLEQIKVPTFDGTCPAWISFRDLFKSLVHDNGRLSGVQKLQYLRASVKGEASQKIRHLNMSDVNYFAAWDLLTKRYDNRRIIA encoded by the coding sequence CAATCTGGAGGAGTTCCTCAAAGTCATACGAAACTTTAAGAAGGATGGTAAAACTCGACATAGCGAGCTTCACTTCCAAACGAAATTGGAAGTACTCAATCGAAAATGGAAGACATACGAAGACAACCATTTCTCAGCCAATCAGAGCTTGGCTCAAACTAAGGAGCTTTTGCAGAAGTATCTGACGAAATACGACGAAGCCGAGGCCGAATACAAAGTGTGCAGCATTGAATTTGCGGAAGGGCTGTCAGAGTTCAGGAAGCGAGCGAGACACACCAACGACTCAGCTGATGGAACCTTACAATCAGTGGAACCAGATGCGATCAGACTGGAGCAGATTAAAGTTCCAACGTTCGATGGAACTTGCCCAGCTTGGATTTCGTTCAGAGACCTGTTCAAATCTCTTGTCCACGACAACGGGAGACTGTCTGGGGTGCAGAAGCTACAGTATCTTCGGGCATCAGTAAAGGGAGAAGCGTCTCAGAAAATTAGGCATCTTAATATGTCGGATGTCAACTATTTCGCAGCTTGGGATCTCTTGACGAAGAGATACGACAACAGGCGCATTATTGCCTAG